In Juglans microcarpa x Juglans regia isolate MS1-56 chromosome 7D, Jm3101_v1.0, whole genome shotgun sequence, the following are encoded in one genomic region:
- the LOC121238855 gene encoding pseudouridine-5'-phosphate glycosidase isoform X1, protein MSSSALSRLSNLRGHFHPTDSNNDKGGSDGLDGRLIKISPEVSEALSCGRAVVALESTIISHGMPYPQNLETAKELEAIVKTNGAVPATIAILDGIPCVGLSMEELKKLAILGTRAQKTARRDIVHVVATRGNGATTVSATMFFASMVGIPIFVTGGIGGVHRHGEHTMDISSDLTELGRTPVMVISAGVKSMLDIPRTLEYLETQGVCVATYKTNEFPAFFTETSGCKVPCRVDSPEDCARLIDANMKLKLDTGILIAVPIPKEHSASGSVIESAIQRALKEARDKNITGNAETPFLLARVNELTGGASLASNIALVKNNAFVGARIAVALAQLRNKGGFESVP, encoded by the exons ATGTCTTCTTCAGCACTCTCTCGACTTTCCAATCTGCGAGGACACTTCCACCCCACTGACTCAAACAACGACAAG ggtGGCAGTGATGGTCTCGATGGAAGGTTAATCAAGATTTCTCCAGAGGTTTCGGAAGCCTTGTCTTGTGGGCGTGCGGTGGTTGCTCTTGAATCCACCATTATATCCCATG GAATGCCATATCCTCAAAATTTGGAAACTGCAAAGGAGCTGGAGGCAATTGTCAAGACAAACGGAGCTGTTCCGGCTACTATTGCAATTTTAGATGGCATACCATGCGTAG GCTTGAGTATGGAAGAGTTGAAAAAACTTGCAATTTTGGGTACAAGAGCTCAGAAGACAGCTAGGAGGGACATTGTGCATGTT GTGGCTACCAGAGGTAATGGTGCAACTACTGTTTCTGCAACAATGTTCTTTGCTTCAATG GTTGGCATCCCTATATTTGTCACTGGAGGGATTGGAGGAGTACATAGACATGGCGAGCACA CAATGGACATATCATCTGATCTTACTGAGCTTGGAAGGACTCCAGTAATGGTTATCTCTGCCGGTGTAAAATCAATGTTAGATATTCCCAGGACCCTGGAATATTTG GAAACACAGGGCGTTTGTGTTGCTACTTACAAAACCAACGAGTTTCCGGCATTTTTTACTGAAACAAGTGGCTGCAAG GTGCCTTGTCGTGTGGATAGCCCAGAAGACTGTGCTCGACTAATAG atgCGAACATGAAACTAAAGCTTGATACTGGAATTCTGATTGCTGTTCCGATTCCGAAGGAACACTCTGCTTCTGGAAGCGTAATTGAATCTGCCATACAGAGAGCACTTAAAGAGGCTAG GGATAAGAATATAACAGGAAATGCTGAAACTCCTTTCCTGCTTGCCAGAGTGAATGAACTAACTGGAGGAGCCTCACTTGCTTCAA ACATTGCACTTGTGAAGAATAATGCTTTTGTCGGTGCAAGGATAGCTGTAGCCCTTGCCCAGCTCAGAAATAAAG GCGGTTTTGAGTCAGTGCCATAG
- the LOC121238855 gene encoding pseudouridine-5'-phosphate glycosidase isoform X2, whose translation MTLNHVLYKFRNAISSKFGNCKGAGGNCQDKRSCSGYYCNFRWHTMRLSMEELKKLAILGTRAQKTARRDIVHVVATRGNGATTVSATMFFASMVGIPIFVTGGIGGVHRHGEHTMDISSDLTELGRTPVMVISAGVKSMLDIPRTLEYLETQGVCVATYKTNEFPAFFTETSGCKVPCRVDSPEDCARLIDANMKLKLDTGILIAVPIPKEHSASGSVIESAIQRALKEARDKNITGNAETPFLLARVNELTGGASLASNIALVKNNAFVGARIAVALAQLRNKGGFESVP comes from the exons ATG ACTTTGAATCATGTTCTATACAAATTCAGGAATGCCATATCCTCAAAATTTGGAAACTGCAAAGGAGCTGGAGGCAATTGTCAAGACAAACGGAGCTGTTCCGGCTACTATTGCAATTTTAGATGGCATACCATGC GCTTGAGTATGGAAGAGTTGAAAAAACTTGCAATTTTGGGTACAAGAGCTCAGAAGACAGCTAGGAGGGACATTGTGCATGTT GTGGCTACCAGAGGTAATGGTGCAACTACTGTTTCTGCAACAATGTTCTTTGCTTCAATG GTTGGCATCCCTATATTTGTCACTGGAGGGATTGGAGGAGTACATAGACATGGCGAGCACA CAATGGACATATCATCTGATCTTACTGAGCTTGGAAGGACTCCAGTAATGGTTATCTCTGCCGGTGTAAAATCAATGTTAGATATTCCCAGGACCCTGGAATATTTG GAAACACAGGGCGTTTGTGTTGCTACTTACAAAACCAACGAGTTTCCGGCATTTTTTACTGAAACAAGTGGCTGCAAG GTGCCTTGTCGTGTGGATAGCCCAGAAGACTGTGCTCGACTAATAG atgCGAACATGAAACTAAAGCTTGATACTGGAATTCTGATTGCTGTTCCGATTCCGAAGGAACACTCTGCTTCTGGAAGCGTAATTGAATCTGCCATACAGAGAGCACTTAAAGAGGCTAG GGATAAGAATATAACAGGAAATGCTGAAACTCCTTTCCTGCTTGCCAGAGTGAATGAACTAACTGGAGGAGCCTCACTTGCTTCAA ACATTGCACTTGTGAAGAATAATGCTTTTGTCGGTGCAAGGATAGCTGTAGCCCTTGCCCAGCTCAGAAATAAAG GCGGTTTTGAGTCAGTGCCATAG
- the LOC121238854 gene encoding F-box protein At3g07870-like has translation MSDFPSDILFDIFLRLPIKSLLRFRCVSPFWRNIIDDPCLAYVHRTRFAEESKVLLLDHPKHKPDVTFREDHGGFLKASLSLVTQFATLKAYFFEGCCNGLVCFTKSCDDSLVFLFNPLRHEVLALQPRPCSSTAPTSDPPLRKRKYGLGFDCSKNTYKIVRVFKNQRNSTLCAEVFTLGRSSSSSSWRSAIGKGPDHCPLFGRPIFACGALHWLSIATPDDDHNNNNLEGNKIVSFDISKEEFGLISTPKSFLSCHLLDLRGDLGVVDCSSDRQIEIWVLKEYYGKIKKWVKEYEIGLKAPIGAVDNTWIEVIGIWEEGEILVRYVGSFLSYDPKSDGLRYIHIPGFSHHDDTEVLCHKGTLLSLSRFQEEEL, from the coding sequence ATGAGCGACTTCCCTTCAGATATCCTCTTCGACATCTTCTTGCGCCTACCCATCAAATCTCTTTTGCGCTTCAGGTGCGTCTCTCCATTCTGGCGCAACATCATCGACGATCCATGCCTCGCTTACGTGCACCGAACCCGATTTGCTGAAGAATCTAAAGTCTTACTTCTCGATCATCCCAAGCACAAGCCGGACGTGACGTTTAGAGAAGATCATGGGGGCTTCTTGAAGGCTAGTCTGAGTTTAGTCACGCAGTTTGCAACTCTGAAAGCATACTTTTTTGAGGGCTGCTGCAATGGTTTGGTTTGCTTCACAAAAAGCTGCGACGATAGCCTTGTGTTTTTGTTTAACCCTCTGAGGCATGAAGTTCTAGCTCTGCAGCCACGGCCATGTTCTAGTACAGCCCCGACATCTGATCCTCCTCTACGCAAGAGAAAATATGGGTTGGGCTTTGACTGCTCGAAAAACACGTACAAGATTGTTCGAGTCTTTAAAAACCAACGCAATAGTACTTTATGCGCAGAAGTATTCACACTTGGTCGTTCAAGCTCCTCCTCATCATGGAGATCAGCCATTGGCAAAGGTCCTGATCATTGTCCTCTATTCGGAAGGCCTATATTTGCTTGTGGGGCTCTTCATTGGCTTTCGATTGCAACACCGGATGatgatcataataataataatctagaAGGCAATAAGATTGTTTCTTTTGACATTTCAAAGGAGGAATTTGGCTTGATTTCTACACCCAAATCATTTCTGTCATGTCATTTACTTGATCTAAGAGGAGACTTGGGTGTTGTGGATTGTTCATCCGACAGACAAATTGAGATATGGGTACTGAAGGAATATTATGGGAAGATCAAAAAGTGGGTAAAAGAATATGAGATAGGTCTAAAAGCACCAATTGGGGCGGTGGACAATACATGGATTGAAGTTATAGGGATATGGGAAGAGGGAGAAATACTAGTTAGGTATGTTGGAAGTTTTCTTTCCTATGACCCAAAGAGTGATGGGCTAAGGTACATTCATATTCCAGGGTTCAGTCATCATGACGACACAGAAGTTCTATGTCACAAGGGTACGCTATTGTCACTTTCTAGGTTTCAGGAAGAAGAATTATGA